In Deinococcus ficus, a single genomic region encodes these proteins:
- a CDS encoding heavy metal translocating P-type ATPase gives MTHHPHEHPVVSPHPHHSDAVLEVVLKNCHGGTDLAGAEQFLQTLPGVLSVHLDRTLSVAHLGYDLKRTDQAALRAQIEKAGYTCTCQDSPPSPSQPGQPGQPGGAHGHHQHAGPAAVHPHAAAHSDGGNHRAHQKPGGPGQDAGHDAHAGHDEHAEHGEAMVNDMLRRFVVSLIVTLPIVLYSPIGEAIGFTAMPPFGLGMNWFGLLLATPVVWWGGWPFISAAWRALRRGEANMMTLIALGILVSYTYSVWATLALNSQDVFFEAAAMLTTLSLLGHWMEMRSRFATGRAVEALLKLAPATARVVRNGEETELPVEQVVAGDVIAIRPGDRLPVDGEVISGASYVDESMITGEPVPVSKAAGSTVTGGTVNQTGAFQFRATAVGADTALSRIVQMVQNAQASKAPAQRLADTAGKYLVFVALGSGLLAFLVWTLAGQNVIFALTVAVSAIVIACPDALALATPTAITVGVGRGAKEGVLFKNATALEATAGVNTVVFDKTGTLTEGKPALTDVLPAQGVTEHDLLRLAASADLPSQHPLAEAIVRGARERGLVLSEAQDFDSVPGHGVQARVDGRAVLIGNAKLMTREGVATAEVATLVEELSADGKTAMYVAADGRFLGVVAVADRIRESARQAVQHLHHLNIQTVMLTGDNRKTAEAVARQIGMDAVLADVLPEEKAAKVQDLQAQGRTVAMVGDGVNDAPALAQAEVGIAIGAGTDVAVETADLVLMNSDPATVPTSIRLARQVQVKIKQNLFWAAIYNLLAIPVAAGVLYPSLGLLLRPEWAALLMSASTLIVTINALLLNRARLRPTGR, from the coding sequence CCATCCACATGAGCATCCTGTTGTCAGTCCCCACCCGCACCATTCCGACGCCGTGCTGGAAGTCGTCCTGAAAAACTGTCACGGCGGCACCGACCTTGCGGGAGCGGAACAGTTCCTCCAGACCCTCCCCGGCGTGCTGAGCGTGCACCTGGACCGCACCCTGAGCGTGGCCCACCTGGGGTACGACCTGAAACGCACGGATCAAGCCGCCCTGCGCGCGCAGATCGAAAAAGCGGGGTACACCTGCACCTGCCAGGACTCCCCCCCTTCGCCGAGCCAGCCTGGTCAGCCGGGCCAACCCGGCGGAGCCCACGGTCACCACCAGCACGCCGGGCCCGCGGCCGTCCACCCGCACGCAGCCGCGCATTCTGATGGCGGGAACCACCGTGCGCATCAGAAACCTGGCGGTCCTGGTCAGGACGCAGGTCACGACGCGCACGCCGGTCATGACGAGCACGCGGAGCACGGCGAGGCGATGGTGAACGACATGCTGCGGCGGTTCGTCGTGTCCCTGATCGTGACCCTCCCTATCGTGCTGTACTCCCCGATCGGCGAAGCCATCGGCTTCACGGCCATGCCGCCGTTCGGTCTGGGCATGAACTGGTTCGGTCTGCTGCTCGCCACGCCGGTCGTGTGGTGGGGGGGGTGGCCGTTCATTTCTGCGGCGTGGAGGGCCCTGAGGCGCGGCGAGGCGAACATGATGACCCTGATCGCTCTGGGCATCCTGGTCTCGTACACGTACTCCGTGTGGGCCACCCTGGCACTGAACAGTCAGGACGTGTTCTTCGAGGCAGCGGCGATGCTCACCACCCTTTCCTTGCTGGGGCACTGGATGGAAATGCGGTCCCGCTTCGCCACGGGCCGGGCCGTGGAAGCGCTGCTGAAGTTGGCGCCCGCGACCGCCCGCGTCGTGAGAAATGGTGAGGAAACGGAACTCCCGGTGGAGCAGGTGGTGGCCGGGGACGTGATTGCCATCCGGCCCGGGGACCGACTGCCGGTGGACGGCGAGGTCATCAGCGGCGCCTCGTACGTGGACGAGAGCATGATCACCGGGGAGCCGGTGCCGGTGAGCAAGGCGGCCGGCTCGACCGTCACGGGCGGGACCGTGAATCAGACGGGCGCGTTTCAGTTCCGGGCGACCGCGGTCGGGGCGGACACGGCCCTGTCGCGCATCGTGCAGATGGTGCAAAACGCCCAGGCCAGCAAGGCGCCCGCGCAGCGCCTCGCGGACACGGCCGGGAAGTACCTGGTGTTCGTCGCGCTGGGCAGTGGCCTGCTGGCCTTCCTGGTGTGGACGCTCGCCGGGCAGAACGTCATCTTTGCGCTGACGGTCGCCGTGTCCGCCATTGTGATCGCCTGTCCGGACGCCCTGGCGCTCGCCACGCCCACGGCCATCACCGTGGGCGTGGGTCGCGGCGCGAAAGAAGGCGTGCTGTTCAAGAACGCCACCGCCCTGGAAGCCACGGCCGGGGTGAACACGGTGGTCTTCGACAAGACCGGCACGCTCACCGAAGGAAAACCTGCCCTGACGGACGTGCTGCCTGCCCAGGGGGTTACGGAACATGACCTGCTGCGTTTGGCGGCCTCCGCGGATCTGCCGTCGCAGCACCCGCTGGCGGAGGCCATCGTGCGGGGCGCCCGGGAGCGGGGCCTGGTCCTGTCGGAGGCACAGGACTTCGACTCGGTTCCCGGGCACGGCGTGCAGGCCAGGGTGGACGGCCGGGCCGTCCTGATCGGGAATGCCAAACTGATGACCCGGGAAGGGGTCGCCACCGCTGAGGTCGCCACCCTGGTGGAGGAACTCTCCGCGGATGGCAAGACCGCCATGTACGTCGCGGCAGACGGACGCTTCCTGGGCGTGGTCGCGGTCGCGGACCGGATCCGGGAGTCCGCGAGGCAGGCCGTGCAGCACCTGCATCACCTGAACATCCAGACCGTGATGCTCACCGGGGACAACCGCAAGACCGCGGAGGCCGTGGCCCGGCAGATCGGCATGGACGCCGTGCTCGCCGACGTGCTGCCTGAAGAAAAAGCCGCGAAGGTGCAGGATCTTCAGGCTCAGGGCCGCACGGTCGCCATGGTCGGGGACGGCGTGAACGACGCGCCCGCCCTGGCCCAGGCAGAGGTGGGGATCGCCATCGGCGCGGGCACTGACGTCGCGGTGGAAACTGCCGATCTGGTGCTGATGAACAGTGATCCGGCGACCGTGCCGACCAGCATCCGCCTGGCCCGGCAGGTGCAGGTCAAGATCAAGCAGAACCTCTTCTGGGCGGCCATCTACAACCTGCTGGCCATCCCCGTGGCTGCCGGCGTTCTGTACCCCAGTCTGGGGCTCCTGCTGCGCCCGGAATGGGCGGCCCTGCTGATGAGTGCCAGCACCCTGATCGTGACCATCAACGCCCTGCTGCTCAACCGCGCCCGCCTCCGGCCGACAGGGAGGTGA